CCGACTTGCTCATTGGTATAATATAAACACCCCTGAAGTTCTCAACAGAACTCTCCCCGCAGGAACATACGCCCTAACATTTATTCCCACCCAAAGCGACAGATACGACATAACCTTCGACGACGAAGGACTATTTTTAATAGTAAGCGACGACGGCACTTTTATCCGCAATCGCCACCAAACAGACAGCAGATTTGGTATTTTGTTGGAGAGCACAATTGTTTCCGACGTGGCAAGAATTTCGGTAATCACCCCCGAACCCGCAACGGTGAATTTGGCGATATTGGATAATTTGGGGAATGTTGTGTTCACGACAGATGGCGTAGGGGCGGGGTTTGCCCGCCCTGAAAACAGAACGAACGGCGATTTGGGCGGGCAAACCCCGCCCCTACAAAACGCCATCGTCTGGAATTTGACCAACCCATCAGGCAGATACGTCGCCAATGGCACATATTTGATTGTGGTTGAAGCAACAGGTATCAGCGGAAGAAGATACACCTATTCGTCGAGAATCGGCGTGAATCGTTAATTTAACTTTAATGTTTCCGATAAAACGAGCAGATATAAAAATCTGCTCGTTTTTATTTATGGCATAATGTATTTTTACCGCGAAATTTAACTGCAAAAATAAATCAACGTAAAAGGTAAACAAAATTGTCTGAAAAACAACCACAGGTAATATCTTTTGAATTTGCGGGCGAACGTCTTGATATGTTCGTTTGGCGGCAATTTGAACATCTTTCGAGAAACAAAATTCAGGACGGGCTTGCCCGAGGACACGTGCTTGTAAACGGCAAAAAAGAGAAAAAAAGTTATATGCTTCGCGAAAACGATGAAATTTTAATCGACGAAGAAAAAATTCTGGAAGAAAACCCGCGCAATATAACGGTTATTCCGCAAGAACTTCCTTTGGATATTCTGTGGGAAGACCAATATTACATCGCAATAAACAAACCCGCAGGTTTAACCGTCCACCCCGCTTGGGGACAAAAAGACGGCACGCTTCTGAACGGACTTTACTATTACGCCGACTGTGCCGACCCTATTTACACGCCAAAACTTGTGCATCGTCTGGATAAAGATACGAGCGGTGTAATTATTGCCGCTAAGAGCGAAAACGCTCACGAAAAATTAGCTGAAAAATTTGCCGAGCGCGAAATTTATAAAAAATATTTTGGCATTTGTATAGGAAAATTTCCTAATGAAATGAGCGGTACAATGGATTTTCCGATAGGTCGCGACAAAAAAGACCCGCTGAAAAGAGCCGTGGACTACCATAACGGCAGAGAAGCGCGCACCGACTACGAAATTCTGCTTTATAAAGACGGAATTTATTTTAACGCATTCCAACTCCACACAGGCAGAACGCACCAAATTCGCGTTCATTGCGCAAACAAAGGTTTTCCGATAATCTGCGACGCTCAATACGGCGGCAATAAAGAAAAAATCAAGACTTTGGAGCAAAAAGACCGCCTTTTCGCATTATCCGTTTACGATTGTTTTTCGCGACAAGCGCTTCACGCAAGACAAATAGGCTTTGAGCACTCGTTCACAAAAAAGCAAATTTTGCTTACTGCGCCTTTCCCTGCCGATTTTCAGAAAGCAATCGAAATTTTGGAAGTTTTTGAAGATTTGCTATGAAACGAAGTAAAAACACTTGTGTTTATCAGAAAATTGTTATCCTGTTTTTTATTACCCTGATAATTATGTTTTTGTCGCTTTTTTGCGGCGCATATCAAATATCGCCCGTTGATTTTTTTGCAGGTAATCTTTCGCAAACAGATTGGGCGGTTTTCTGGAATTTCCGTTTTTATAGGATTTTAATGGCGGCTCTTGCAGGGGCGGTTTTAGCAATGGCGGGGCTTACGCTTCAATCGCTTTTTGCCAATCCGCTTGTGGAGCCATATACCTTAGGAATTTCGGGCGGCGCAAATCTTGGTATTACAATTGCTTCCGTTATTTTTGGCGGCGTTTCCGCTTTCTTTTTTGGAATATTCGGCGCTTTTGCGGTATCTGCACTGCTTCTTTTTTCGGCGTTTTTGCCTAATCAGTCGTCAAACAGAATTTTGCTTACGGGAATTACCATAAGCTATATGTCCGCGGGAATTTCGATGTTGGTTTTATCGTTCGCCACGTCAAAAGATATGCAACAGGTAATCCATTGGGGACTTGGAAGCGTTGCAGGTGCGGATAGGGGACAAGTGCTTTTTTTAGCGGTTGTGTTTTTGTTTTCGCTTGCGGTTTTATCCGCCAAAACAATGATAATGAATGTTCTGCAATTCGGCGAAGATGATGCGAAAAATCTCGGAATATCGGTAAAAAAGGAGCGAGTTTTCTTGCTCGTAATTGCCGCAATTTTGACGGCAAGCGCAGTTTCGCTTTGCGGAGCAATCGGCTTTGTCGGGCTTTTATC
Above is a window of Chitinivibrionia bacterium DNA encoding:
- a CDS encoding iron ABC transporter permease, translated to MKRSKNTCVYQKIVILFFITLIIMFLSLFCGAYQISPVDFFAGNLSQTDWAVFWNFRFYRILMAALAGAVLAMAGLTLQSLFANPLVEPYTLGISGGANLGITIASVIFGGVSAFFFGIFGAFAVSALLLFSAFLPNQSSNRILLTGITISYMSAGISMLVLSFATSKDMQQVIHWGLGSVAGADRGQVLFLAVVFLFSLAVLSAKTMIMNVLQFGEDDAKNLGISVKKERVFLLVIAAILTASAVSLCGAIGFVGLLSPHIARKIFGEDNRILLFATAITGALLLTVADLFARTLFIPRELPAGVITAILGGGLFIYLLNKGETRNA
- a CDS encoding RluA family pseudouridine synthase, producing MSEKQPQVISFEFAGERLDMFVWRQFEHLSRNKIQDGLARGHVLVNGKKEKKSYMLRENDEILIDEEKILEENPRNITVIPQELPLDILWEDQYYIAINKPAGLTVHPAWGQKDGTLLNGLYYYADCADPIYTPKLVHRLDKDTSGVIIAAKSENAHEKLAEKFAEREIYKKYFGICIGKFPNEMSGTMDFPIGRDKKDPLKRAVDYHNGREARTDYEILLYKDGIYFNAFQLHTGRTHQIRVHCANKGFPIICDAQYGGNKEKIKTLEQKDRLFALSVYDCFSRQALHARQIGFEHSFTKKQILLTAPFPADFQKAIEILEVFEDLL